The following DNA comes from Picosynechococcus sp. PCC 7003.
CCTGGCGGTGTTGTGGCACACCACATTGCTGCTGGTATCGTTGGGATTATTGCTGGCCTCTTCCACCTCAGTGTGCGTCCCCCTGAGCGTCTTTATAAGGCACTCCGGATGGGTAACATTGAGACGGTTTTATCCAGTAGTATTGCAGCGGTCTTCTTTGCGGCATTCGTTGTCGCTGGCACCATGTGGTACGGCAACGCTACCACCCCCATCGAACTCTTTGGCCCGACCCGTTATCAATGGGACCAAGGCTATTTCCAAAACGAAATTCAGCGCCGTGTAGATGCTGAAATTGCGTCAGGGGCAACGCCTGCGGAAGCTTGGAATACAATTCCTGAAAAACTCGCTTTCTATGACTATGTCGGTAACAGTCCTGCAAAAGGTGGTTTGTTCCGCACAGGGCCGATGGATCAAGGTGATGGGATTGCTCAGTCTTGGGCTGGTCACCCTGTCTTCAAAGATGCAGAAGGCCGTGAACTTTTTGTGCGCCGGATGCCCAACTTCTTTGAAACCTTCCCCGTTGTTATGACTGATGCGGATGGCGTCCTCCGGGCTGATATTCCGTTCCGTCGTTCTGAGTCCAAGTTCTCCGTTGAACAGGCTGGGGTTACGGTTTCTTTCTTGGGTGGTGAACTCAGTGGTCAAACCTTCACTGATGCTGCCACTGTAAGAAAATATGCTCGTCGCGCCCAGTTGGGTGAACCCTTTGAGTTTGATACTGAAACCCTTGGTTCTGACGGTGTATTCCGGACTAGCCCCCGTGGTTGGTTTACCTTCGGTCACGCTGTATTTGCGTTGCTGTTCTTCTTCGGTCATATCTGGCATGGGTCGCGTACTCTGTACCGTGATGTATTTGCTGGGGTTGACCCTGAACTCGCTGAAGAGCAAGTGGAATGGGGCTTCTTCCAGAAGGTTGGTGACAAGAGTACCCGTGCTAGCTAATTAAGCATCGGTACCCATTGCATCGATCGGAAAATTTTTTCCAATAGTTTATTTTGAGGAGGTTAGGTATTAAGCCTAGCCTCTTTTTTCTTACAAAAATCAGTTGGATTTGAAGGATGTGGTGGCGGTTTTCTACACTGGTTGCCAAAGAGGAAGATTCTGCAAAATTGAGGTATTCCTTGAATCAATTGAAGAAAATATCATTATGTCGCTTTCTCCCAAGGCTCTCTATGATTGGTACCGCAACACCCTACGCAATCCCAAATATCGATGGTGGATTATTTTAGGCACTTTGGCATATTTGATCAGTCCCATTGATATCTCACCGGATTTCTTTCCCATTGCTGGTCAGATTGATGAT
Coding sequences within:
- a CDS encoding YkvA family protein, giving the protein MSLSPKALYDWYRNTLRNPKYRWWIILGTLAYLISPIDISPDFFPIAGQIDDVMLATLLIAELSQMALAFFQARQENSQGKTTAQGETAATVDIPSVSVDES
- the psbB gene encoding photosystem II chlorophyll-binding protein CP47; protein product: MGLPWYRVHTVVLNDPGRLISVHLMHTALVAGWAGSMALYELAIFDPSDPVLNPMWRQGMFVLPFMARLGVTGSWNGWDITGAVGTNPGFWSFEGVAAAHIVLSGLLFLAAVWHWVYWDLDLFVDSRTGKPALDLPKMFGIHLFLSGLLCFGFGAFHLSGVWGPGMWVSDPYGITGHVQAVAPDWGPSGFNPFSPGGVVAHHIAAGIVGIIAGLFHLSVRPPERLYKALRMGNIETVLSSSIAAVFFAAFVVAGTMWYGNATTPIELFGPTRYQWDQGYFQNEIQRRVDAEIASGATPAEAWNTIPEKLAFYDYVGNSPAKGGLFRTGPMDQGDGIAQSWAGHPVFKDAEGRELFVRRMPNFFETFPVVMTDADGVLRADIPFRRSESKFSVEQAGVTVSFLGGELSGQTFTDAATVRKYARRAQLGEPFEFDTETLGSDGVFRTSPRGWFTFGHAVFALLFFFGHIWHGSRTLYRDVFAGVDPELAEEQVEWGFFQKVGDKSTRAS